A single Watersipora subatra chromosome 7, tzWatSuba1.1, whole genome shotgun sequence DNA region contains:
- the LOC137400677 gene encoding general transcription factor II-I repeat domain-containing protein 2-like: MAQILVERENRRFNPDWTTQFFFHEVKGKPTCLICNSSVAINKVANVKRHYTQNHPDYDGRFTPGTARGQEQLDRLTRQANGQMAMMRGATSLQQRAATAAVQALYPEKPDIQQAVQSVPLSRNTCARRIKVIANHITEGVIYDLNMCESFSVAVDESTDVNDVAQLSVFVRYYLNSKFSEDLAAVIPLTERTTGKKIRWLSKGKALQRVWTVRQHIEQFLSEIGGDAAERFLEILRSEHSLRDMDFLTDILAHLNDLNLELQGEGRNVVELWLAVTSFKDKLHCFYEDINSDINHFPITTEFVNGRDDVVNLTPARAFLVDVFLEVEHCFAGLDSIIGIIELVA; this comes from the exons ATGGCTCAGATATTGGTAGAAAGAGAAAACCGACGTTTTAATCCAGACTGGACTACACAATTCTTTTTTCATGAAGTAAAAGGGAAACCTACATGTTTGATATGCAATAGTTCAGTTGCTATAAACAAGGTAGCAAATGTCAAAAGGCATTACACTCAAAACCATCCTGACTATGACGGAAGATTTACTCCAGGTACAGCTAGGGGGCAGGAACAGCTTGATAGATTAACAAGGCAGGCTAATGGACAAATGGCTATGATGAGGGGAGCTACAAGCTTGCAACAAAGAGCAGCTACTGCTG CTGTTCAAGCGCTCTACCCTGAAAAGCCAGATATTCAGCAAGCTGTTCAGTCAGTACCGCTATCTAGGAATACGTGTGCACGACGGATAAAAGTTATCGCCAATCATATCACTGAAGGTGTCATATATGACTTGAACATGTGTGAATCATTTTCAGTTGCAGTAGATGAGAGTACTGATGTAAACGATGTTGCTCAGCTGAGTGTGTTTGTTCGGTATTATCTCAACAGCAAGTTTAGTGAGGACCTTGCAGCAGTTATTCCACTGACAGAACGTACGACTGGAAAAAAGATCAG ATGGCTAAGTAAGGGTAAAGCTTTGCAAAGAGTATGGACTGTAAGACAGCATATTGAGCAGTTTCTTAGTGAGATTGGAGGAGATGCAGCAGAACGATTTTTAGAAATTCTCAGATCGGAGCATTCACTGAGAGACATGGATTTTCTGACAGACATTTTGGCTCATCTGAATGACCTAAATTTGGAATTGCAGGGTGAAGGTCGTAATGTGGTAGAACTCTGGCTGGCAGTAACATCTTTTAAAGACAAACTCCACTGCTTTTACGAGGACATAAACAGTGATATTAACCACTTTCCAATCACCACGGAATTTGTGAACGGTCGTGATGATGTCGTGAACCTTACACCTGCTCGCGCTTTTCTCGTTGATGTTTTTTTAGAGGTGGAGCATTGCTTTGCTGGGCTCGATAGTATCATTGGCATTATTGAGCTGGTTGCGTGA